In Candidatus Limnocylindrales bacterium, the sequence CGCGAGCAGCACATCCGCCGCGAGAAGGCGACGTCGAACATCTGCACGAACCAGGGGCTTGCCGCGCTGTGCGCGACGGTGTTCTTCAGCCTCACCGGTCGCAGCGGCCTGCGCGCGCTCGCAATCGAGAACGCGCGCGCCGCGCATCGCACCGCCGACCGGCTTCGCCGCGAAGCAGGAATCGACGTCGCGTTTGCTGCGCCGTACTTCAACGAGTTCACCGCCGACGTGCCGGACCTCGACGCGGTCTTCTCGCACTGCACCGCGTCCGGCCTCGTTCCCGGCGTGAAGATTGCGCCGCTGATTCCGGGGCGGCCCGAACACAGGAACCGCCTTCTGATCGCGGTTACCGAATGCACGAAAGATGCGGACGTGGACGCGCTGGTCGCGCGCCTCGCGCAGAGGAAGGCGGCATGACGCGCAGGCTCGAACCGCTGATTTTCGAAAAGGGCAGTCCCGGCCGCAGCGGCGTCGACGTCGCCGGAGCCGGCGGCCCGCTTCCGATCGACGCTTCGCTGCTTCGCGACGAGCTCGAGGATTTTCCGGAAGTCAGCGAGCCCGAAGTGATCCGTCACTACGTGCGGCTCTCGCAACTCAACTTCTCGGCCGCGACCAACTTCTATCCGCTCGGTTCGTGCACGATGAAGTACAACCCGGTTGCCAACGAGCGCGCCGCCGCGCTGCCGGGGTTTGCGAACATTCATCCGTACGCGCCGGAAGAGCTGGTGCAGGGGGCGCTGCGACTTCTCGTCGATCTCGAGCACCGGCTCTGCGAGATCAGCGGCCTCGATGCGGTATCCCTGCAGCCGGCCGCCGGTGCGCAGGGCGAGCTCGCCGGCATGAAGATGGTGCGCGCATGGCACGTGGCCGAAGGCCGAGCGCGGAGGAAGGTGCTGATTCCGGAGAGCGCGCACGGGACCAATCCGGCGAGCGCGACGCTCTGCGGTTACGACAGCGTCTCGGTGCCGTGCGACGCGCGCGGCCTTCTGTCGACCGCTGCCGTCCGCGAGCGCATGGACGAAGACGTCGCCGCGCTGATGGTGACCAATCCGAATACGCTCGGCCTGTTCGAGGAAGACATCGAGCAGATCGCCGCCGTCGTGCATGAGAAGGGCGGCCTCGTCTACATGGACGGCGCGAACATGAACGCGCTGATGGGCGTCGCGAAGCCCGGCCACATGGGCGCCGACGTGCTGCAGTTCAACCTGCACAAGACGTTCTCGACTCCGCACGGCGGCGGCGGCCCCGGCGCCGGCCCGGTCGCCGTGAAGAGCCATCTCGAAAAATTCCTGCCGCGTCCGCGCATCGTCGAAAAGAACGGCCGTCTCGCGTGGGATCACGACTGCCCGGACTCGATCGGCAAGGTGCGCTCGTTCTACGGCAACTTCGGCATCCTCGTGCGTGCGTGGTCGTACATGGCCGCGTGCGGCGGCGACGGCCTCACCGATGCGACCCGCTGCGCCGTGCTCGCCGCGAACTACATCAAGGCGCGCCTGACGCCGCGCTACGCCGTTGCGTACGATCGCCCGTGCATGCACGAGGTCGTGCTGACCGACAAGCTGCAGCTGCGCTCCGGCGTGAAGACGCTCGACATCGCCAAGCGCCTTCTCGACCACGGCTTCCACGCCCCGACCATCTACTTCCCGCTGGTCGTCGCCGGCGCGCTGATGATCGAGCCCACCGAAACCGAAAGCCTCGAAACCATCGACAGCTTCATCGACGCGATGCTCGCCGTAGCCGACGAAGCCGAGAACGATCCGGACAAGGTTCGCGAGGCGCCGCACGAAACGATTCTCGCAAGGCTCGACGAGACGCGTGCTGCAAGATT encodes:
- the gcvPB gene encoding aminomethyl-transferring glycine dehydrogenase subunit GcvPB, with the protein product MTRRLEPLIFEKGSPGRSGVDVAGAGGPLPIDASLLRDELEDFPEVSEPEVIRHYVRLSQLNFSAATNFYPLGSCTMKYNPVANERAAALPGFANIHPYAPEELVQGALRLLVDLEHRLCEISGLDAVSLQPAAGAQGELAGMKMVRAWHVAEGRARRKVLIPESAHGTNPASATLCGYDSVSVPCDARGLLSTAAVRERMDEDVAALMVTNPNTLGLFEEDIEQIAAVVHEKGGLVYMDGANMNALMGVAKPGHMGADVLQFNLHKTFSTPHGGGGPGAGPVAVKSHLEKFLPRPRIVEKNGRLAWDHDCPDSIGKVRSFYGNFGILVRAWSYMAACGGDGLTDATRCAVLAANYIKARLTPRYAVAYDRPCMHEVVLTDKLQLRSGVKTLDIAKRLLDHGFHAPTIYFPLVVAGALMIEPTETESLETIDSFIDAMLAVADEAENDPDKVREAPHETILARLDETRAARFPILTWPGHQEPEKQEV